The region AGAAAATGAATTATGTACAGCGACCTTCATAGCAGGACACTGGTCAGTAAGAATGACAACTGGATTTCTTCCCATAGCTTTGACAAAGTGATCAAAAGCCCAAGTATAATCCTCAATATTCTCATGTGACAAAAGGCAAGCAGCAAAAGTAACACACTTGTCATGTTTATCTACACCAGTGAAAGGGGCCAATATCATATTGTACCTGTATCATGAAAATCAATAGTAATTACTAACAAAATCACTAAATACTATAGAAAAGTTAACTAGTTATTTTATAGAATGTACACTTTTCTTACTTATTTGTATCAAAAGTCGCATCAAAAGATACCGCGTCACCATAAAGCTCAAAATTTCGTTGACCAATTGCATCAACCCAAAAAAGTTTCGTCAAGTGCCCATCAAAATCAACCTCATAAGCAAAATAAAAAGATTCTGAAGTTTCCTGAATGACTTTAAACTTGTCAATGATCATTTGCCCATCTCTTTCACCAACAAATGATTTAATATCCCTactaaaatttctaaaatcacaTAAGTTGGCACCTACATTCCCATAACCACCAGCCATTTCCTTCGCAAAATAAAAACTTTTGCTGACACCAATATTCACTTTCGAAGCATCAAAACAAATAGTTCTAAGACTAATATTCATCTCCCTATTAGCCTTTACAAACTGCCGACCAGTTTCACTAGCTAATGGATGGTTGTGCAATTCAACAAAAGttttaataaaatacttgttaTCACCCATGTACTTCAAGATCATTTTGGCTTCGCATCCACACCTTTGAAAAACTGTGCATCTTTTCTTAAGAGCTTTCTTTTCATCATAAGGATCGTTGAATCCTTCACAACTACAAACAAAATGTTTAAGTGTAATAGTCCGATCAGCATCTTTCTTCTATGTTGTCTTGCGAACCCCAAAACCACTCAACCAAGCATATTCTTTGTAAAAACAATAACCTTTATTTAAATTATCAAAGACCTGATTCTCGAATGGCACACTAATATCACCTACATAACTAGGAAAATAATACTTCATACCACCAGGTGAAACAATATAATCCGCAACAGAACTTTCACTAACTTCTGAACCTCCACTACTAATTAGACAAGAATTAATCCGAGACGAGTCGCCACAACTCGAACCTAAGCATAGAAACATATCCCtgattaaaataattataaatggattaaaaatgtataaaaattataaataactaaaaa is a window of Apium graveolens cultivar Ventura chromosome 11, ASM990537v1, whole genome shotgun sequence DNA encoding:
- the LOC141695824 gene encoding protein FAR1-RELATED SEQUENCE 5-like, producing MAGGDRSDIVVGGSSCGDSSRINSCLISSGGSEVSESSVADYIVSPGGMKYYFPSYVGDISVPFENQVFDNLNKGFNDPYDEKKALKKRCTVFQRCGCEAKMILKYMGDNKYFIKTFVELHNHPLASETGRQFVKANREMNISLRTICFDASKVNIGVSKSFYFAKEMAGGYGNVGANLCDFRNFSRDIKSFVGERDGQMIIDKFKVIQETSESFYFAYEVDFDGHLTKLFWVDAIGQRNFELYGDAVSFDATFDTNKYNMILAPFTGVDKHDKCVTFAACLLSHENIEDYTWAFDHFVKAMGRNPVVILTDQCPAMKVAVHNSFSDKNCLIASKHRLCMWHIMQKFRIKRLMSLRELDEVLKEFKLDEHNWLSDMYSIRSSWIPSFFRDDPMFGLIRTTSRSEGENFFFGQFHRKRDTLCEFWLCFQSAMERQRNETERPNHESKTCIPETLSTWFIEDDAATLFTRAIFYTVQEEIISSCLDMQIKRMSEEINGVTHLEIRDVKVKDKLFKVTFFTGFKKVDVL